The Actinomyces sp. oral taxon 414 genome has a segment encoding these proteins:
- a CDS encoding DUF6531 domain-containing protein, translated as MFDSGAKAGQEDCTNISAALDDLVSEVRALKSAAATERRRRAVAKEWADRQDEENLFKQGWDWLTDGDKPPAGPAPVPLPEPHEPVVSTWAEPAPGAAGAVSSARPSDLRTYASNLSGASENVSTGKGRLESALDSFASLCSWCSVDASGITSALASFISNNSGEVTWVGAVASAFEAAGGDGIVSVSDAAMEASLTAQGVVGGRRPLDVASPRIAGDPQTSGYADDPVNTTTGNFVEREVDLGFTGGLASLGFARTYNSVLDGVGALGPGWASCADERLVLDEEGARWVRPSGRHVVFPRLGTGWERATGDALWLEHLKPADDGTSDAGRAGTGDAAGAGGDDGGPGDAAGPAGDEWLVVSDNAGGRWVFDASGRLAWTCTGAGSRVDYVWQAGRLVGLAHERGGRVTVVWDQEADRIAGLEASDGRQVSYRYDASGRLVGVEREGGRRSYEWDEGGRVRRVVDADGVVEVDNTYNQAGQVLTQRSPFGRVSHYTYLPGGVTQVADEDGGRANTWIYDRWGRLVGMVDADGARQSVIWDRWGNKVMVTARDKQRTINQYDQRSRLTMRVEPTGARTTYDYDQADRVVRVTVAPEPDAAPSVTTFAYQGADRNPTTITDPCGGLTHLEWDHGLLVRVVDPVGVSLDLTYDHRGDLIATTNADGATARLERDARGQITAATTPLGHRTQYRYDQAGNLTHRRDPDGALWRWEYTPGGRLCTLVDPAGGRTEVAYGDHGAEESTTDAVGRVISTVYDDLGLKAGATLPDGSSWQFGWDALSRLRSVTDPTGARAVLEYTANGDLARTVDPTGVVQDFESGPLGLPTLARDADSQVGATWDALGRMVGAVNADGTTSTLVRDACGRVVERVDEHGGCTRLERDAAGRVVRVTQPSGASFSYEYDHLGRWVATISTGGRRYEMRYDSDSRLVGETWPDGQEVSTTFDVCGRITRRVEPGRGTTWFTYDKCGRISSVRDAWYGLRRFTYDDAGQLVSVTNALGAVTRFEYDRMGHRVAMVDAAGGRRTCTYDSMGRVRAMTDQVGRTTRYTYDAAGRVTSRADATGILDWAYGSAGRLERVISRPAGGLEDQGGDAVGQDAGAETIASIVRDIAGRTWSATGPGGRTDTLTWDAMGHLVSRSRGDQTIRWTYDADGLRTSMTHPDGSVTRYVYDADEMLAAVEHPALGRLDLQRDWLGRVTRAVAPGVEATWTWGPHGVVAHKVVRDGFVRTTALEYDEQGRVTAQSVDGIRTAFAYDAAGQLTRAVTDEGITTTYTWDALGRLEAGDSDGIVTTYTYDAAGQLLTTTTTDTKNPITDAGNDPAHNAGATGRAGAGADGGGARRQVLTYDAAGRRVSQDDGTSRREFTWDPRGFLAAYTDTTDGGGAPGSTHTLDVDTLGELAGVDGQGVMWDTAWGELAQVGHVPVTAVAGVGTGTGGPGGGWLLPERAGHDAAASPWGTGAPGPSLGGLGVTTTGTLTLPGEPGPGGAGGGRPGGGAGLSWLGARVYDPSTHSLLSPDPLEPVLGAGWAGNPYSYAGNDPVNLSDPTGLRPLSDADLQAWNEAHTTGLAAAGSWLANNWKYVAAGIVIGGLATAFLGPVAGGAITGAVIGAWQNYDQQAASGQGVNPWQVLGAGLVGGAAGAIGGGVAQGLLGAAASGTGAIGSRLAAMGAMGRNTLIGGASGAAGGAFDGGAGYMLGPGPHTVGGFLDATGRGAAMGGTMGAGVGAVSSVGRNACFPAGTPVLMADGTTKPIEDVAVGDHVACTDPDTGQPTTSTVTRTFTHEHTPTIRIRTSNGDLETTPAHPLYVHGKGFTPAGHIQSGDHLRDNHGHPITVHTVTATGQAPTVHNIEVNNTHTYHTTTTTGTHILAHNGCTDPILAEERVPSSQWEAMSPQQRLDVANDLRDAAALEAKPRRYATVTAGYTDEGHIVAAGNRNGVCAERNVQIRLGVPDNQVHFTEAVRPRFVQDVAKGKPVPQGVNVNICTTCQHDFERWQFPRGTKPDPGGDWGE; from the coding sequence GTGTTCGACTCTGGCGCCAAGGCGGGCCAGGAGGACTGTACGAATATCTCGGCCGCTCTGGATGACCTGGTCAGTGAGGTGCGGGCGCTGAAGAGTGCGGCCGCGACTGAGCGGAGGCGTCGGGCGGTGGCCAAGGAGTGGGCGGACCGTCAGGACGAGGAGAACCTGTTCAAGCAGGGGTGGGACTGGTTGACCGACGGGGACAAGCCGCCTGCCGGCCCGGCTCCGGTACCGTTGCCCGAGCCTCATGAGCCGGTGGTCTCGACGTGGGCGGAGCCGGCGCCGGGGGCGGCTGGTGCGGTGTCGTCGGCCAGGCCGTCGGACCTGCGCACGTACGCCTCGAACCTATCGGGGGCCAGCGAGAACGTGTCCACGGGCAAGGGGAGGCTGGAGTCGGCGCTGGACTCGTTCGCGTCGTTGTGCTCGTGGTGCTCCGTGGACGCCTCGGGGATCACCAGCGCCCTGGCGTCATTCATCTCGAACAACTCTGGTGAGGTGACGTGGGTGGGGGCGGTCGCCTCCGCCTTCGAGGCCGCTGGTGGCGATGGGATCGTGAGCGTGTCGGACGCCGCGATGGAGGCCTCCCTGACGGCCCAGGGGGTCGTGGGTGGTCGCAGGCCGCTGGATGTGGCGTCCCCGCGGATCGCGGGGGACCCGCAGACCTCGGGGTACGCCGATGACCCGGTGAACACCACGACGGGCAACTTCGTGGAGCGTGAGGTGGACCTGGGCTTCACCGGCGGCCTGGCCTCGCTGGGGTTTGCGCGCACCTACAACTCGGTGCTGGACGGTGTGGGGGCCCTGGGGCCGGGGTGGGCCTCGTGCGCTGACGAGCGCCTGGTCCTGGACGAGGAGGGGGCGAGGTGGGTGCGCCCCTCAGGGCGGCACGTGGTCTTCCCCCGCCTGGGAACAGGCTGGGAGCGGGCCACGGGTGACGCCCTGTGGCTCGAGCACCTGAAGCCGGCCGACGACGGCACCAGCGACGCCGGTCGCGCCGGCACCGGCGACGCTGCCGGCGCCGGCGGTGACGACGGCGGGCCAGGCGACGCCGCTGGGCCGGCCGGCGACGAGTGGCTGGTGGTGTCGGACAACGCCGGCGGCCGGTGGGTGTTCGACGCCTCGGGGCGCCTGGCATGGACGTGCACGGGGGCCGGGAGCCGGGTGGACTACGTCTGGCAGGCGGGGCGGCTGGTGGGCCTGGCCCATGAGCGCGGCGGGCGCGTCACCGTGGTGTGGGACCAGGAGGCCGACCGGATCGCGGGCCTGGAGGCCTCCGACGGGCGGCAGGTGTCGTACCGTTATGACGCCTCGGGGCGGCTGGTGGGTGTGGAGCGCGAGGGCGGGCGCCGCAGCTATGAGTGGGACGAGGGCGGGCGGGTGCGCCGGGTGGTGGACGCCGACGGCGTGGTGGAGGTGGATAACACCTACAACCAGGCCGGCCAGGTCCTCACACAGCGCTCCCCCTTCGGGCGGGTCAGCCACTACACCTACCTGCCCGGTGGGGTCACGCAGGTCGCCGATGAGGACGGGGGCCGGGCCAACACGTGGATCTACGACCGGTGGGGCCGTCTGGTCGGCATGGTCGACGCCGACGGGGCACGCCAGTCGGTCATCTGGGACCGGTGGGGCAACAAGGTCATGGTCACCGCCCGCGACAAGCAGCGCACCATCAACCAGTACGACCAGCGGTCCCGCCTGACCATGCGGGTCGAGCCCACCGGGGCTCGGACCACCTATGACTACGACCAGGCCGACAGGGTCGTGCGAGTGACTGTCGCCCCCGAGCCGGACGCCGCCCCCAGCGTCACGACATTCGCCTACCAGGGGGCTGACCGCAACCCCACAACCATCACGGACCCGTGCGGCGGCCTGACCCACCTGGAATGGGACCACGGGCTGCTGGTGCGGGTCGTCGACCCGGTGGGCGTGAGCCTGGACCTGACCTACGACCACCGCGGCGACCTGATCGCCACCACCAACGCCGACGGGGCTACCGCGCGCCTGGAACGCGACGCCCGGGGACAGATCACCGCCGCCACCACCCCCCTGGGCCACCGCACGCAGTACCGCTACGACCAGGCGGGCAACCTCACCCACCGCCGCGACCCCGACGGCGCCCTGTGGCGGTGGGAGTACACGCCCGGTGGGCGCCTGTGCACGCTGGTGGACCCGGCCGGGGGCCGTACCGAGGTCGCCTATGGAGACCACGGGGCTGAGGAGTCCACGACTGACGCGGTGGGCCGGGTGATCTCAACGGTCTATGACGACCTGGGGCTCAAGGCCGGTGCGACACTGCCGGACGGGTCGTCCTGGCAGTTCGGGTGGGACGCGCTGTCGCGGTTGCGTTCCGTGACGGACCCGACAGGAGCGCGGGCGGTCCTGGAGTACACGGCCAACGGGGACCTGGCCCGGACGGTGGACCCCACGGGTGTGGTCCAGGACTTCGAGTCCGGGCCGTTGGGCCTGCCCACGCTGGCGCGCGACGCCGACTCGCAGGTCGGTGCCACCTGGGACGCCCTGGGTCGCATGGTGGGGGCGGTCAACGCGGACGGCACCACCTCGACGCTGGTGCGTGACGCGTGCGGTCGTGTGGTCGAGCGCGTCGATGAGCACGGCGGGTGCACGCGCCTGGAGCGCGACGCCGCGGGTCGCGTGGTGCGCGTGACCCAGCCGTCGGGGGCGTCGTTCTCCTACGAGTACGACCACCTGGGCCGGTGGGTGGCGACGATCTCCACGGGTGGGCGCCGCTACGAGATGCGTTACGACTCCGACTCCCGCCTGGTGGGTGAGACCTGGCCCGATGGGCAGGAGGTGTCCACAACCTTCGACGTGTGCGGGCGGATCACCCGCAGGGTGGAACCGGGCCGGGGCACCACCTGGTTCACCTACGACAAGTGCGGGCGCATCTCCTCGGTGCGCGACGCCTGGTACGGGCTGCGCAGGTTCACCTACGACGACGCCGGACAGCTCGTGTCGGTGACCAACGCCCTGGGGGCGGTCACGCGCTTCGAGTACGACCGGATGGGCCACCGGGTGGCGATGGTCGACGCGGCCGGGGGCAGGCGCACCTGCACCTATGACTCCATGGGCCGTGTGAGGGCGATGACGGACCAGGTGGGGCGCACCACCCGCTACACGTACGACGCGGCCGGACGCGTGACCAGCCGCGCGGACGCCACCGGGATCCTGGACTGGGCCTACGGGAGCGCCGGGCGCCTGGAACGAGTCATCAGCAGACCAGCCGGCGGGCTGGAGGACCAGGGAGGCGACGCCGTCGGGCAGGACGCCGGGGCGGAGACCATCGCCAGCATCGTGCGGGACATAGCCGGGCGGACCTGGAGCGCCACGGGCCCCGGCGGCCGCACGGACACCCTGACCTGGGACGCCATGGGACACCTGGTCTCCCGCAGCCGCGGGGACCAGACCATCAGGTGGACCTATGACGCGGACGGGCTGCGCACATCCATGACCCACCCGGACGGGTCCGTGACCCGCTACGTCTACGACGCCGACGAGATGCTGGCGGCGGTCGAGCACCCGGCCCTGGGGCGCCTGGACCTTCAGCGGGACTGGCTGGGGCGTGTGACGCGGGCGGTCGCGCCCGGGGTGGAGGCCACCTGGACCTGGGGGCCCCACGGCGTGGTCGCTCACAAGGTGGTGCGGGACGGGTTCGTGCGCACCACCGCCCTGGAGTACGACGAGCAGGGGCGCGTGACCGCCCAGAGCGTGGACGGGATCCGCACCGCCTTCGCCTACGACGCGGCCGGCCAGCTGACCCGTGCCGTCACCGACGAGGGCATCACCACCACCTACACCTGGGACGCCCTGGGCCGCCTGGAGGCCGGCGACAGCGACGGGATCGTCACCACCTACACCTATGACGCGGCCGGTCAGTTGCTGACCACCACGACCACCGACACCAAGAACCCCATCACCGACGCTGGGAACGACCCGGCGCATAATGCCGGCGCCACCGGTCGCGCTGGCGCGGGCGCCGACGGTGGTGGGGCGCGTCGACAGGTCCTGACCTACGACGCTGCGGGGCGGCGGGTCAGCCAGGACGACGGGACCAGCAGGCGAGAGTTCACCTGGGACCCGCGCGGGTTCCTGGCCGCCTACACCGATACGACCGACGGCGGCGGGGCGCCCGGGTCGACCCACACCCTGGACGTCGACACCCTGGGTGAGCTGGCTGGCGTCGATGGGCAGGGCGTCATGTGGGACACCGCCTGGGGTGAGTTGGCGCAGGTCGGGCACGTGCCCGTCACCGCCGTCGCCGGGGTCGGCACCGGCACCGGTGGGCCCGGCGGCGGGTGGCTGCTGCCCGAGCGCGCCGGTCACGACGCCGCCGCCTCCCCGTGGGGCACCGGTGCGCCGGGCCCCAGCCTGGGCGGCCTGGGGGTCACCACTACCGGGACCCTGACCCTGCCCGGGGAGCCGGGCCCCGGCGGAGCTGGCGGCGGCCGGCCCGGTGGCGGGGCCGGCCTGTCGTGGCTGGGCGCACGCGTCTACGACCCGTCCACACACTCCCTGCTCTCACCCGACCCGCTCGAGCCGGTCCTGGGAGCCGGCTGGGCGGGCAACCCGTACTCCTACGCCGGCAACGACCCGGTCAACCTGTCCGACCCCACCGGCCTGAGGCCGCTGAGCGACGCGGACCTGCAGGCGTGGAACGAGGCGCACACCACCGGCCTGGCCGCAGCCGGCAGCTGGCTGGCCAATAACTGGAAGTACGTCGCCGCCGGCATCGTCATCGGGGGCCTGGCGACTGCGTTCCTGGGACCGGTCGCGGGCGGGGCCATCACCGGGGCTGTCATCGGCGCCTGGCAGAACTACGACCAGCAGGCCGCCTCCGGCCAGGGCGTCAACCCCTGGCAGGTCCTGGGAGCCGGGCTGGTGGGAGGCGCCGCAGGCGCCATCGGGGGCGGGGTCGCTCAAGGACTGCTGGGGGCCGCCGCCAGCGGCACCGGCGCCATCGGCAGCCGCCTGGCCGCCATGGGTGCCATGGGCCGCAACACCCTCATCGGCGGGGCCTCCGGGGCGGCTGGCGGGGCCTTCGATGGCGGCGCCGGCTACATGCTGGGACCAGGCCCCCACACCGTCGGCGGCTTCCTGGACGCCACCGGCCGGGGAGCCGCCATGGGCGGGACCATGGGAGCCGGCGTCGGAGCCGTCTCCTCAGTGGGCCGTAACGCCTGCTTCCCCGCCGGCACACCCGTCCTCATGGCCGACGGCACCACCAAGCCCATCGAGGACGTGGCCGTCGGCGACCACGTCGCCTGCACCGACCCCGACACCGGCCAACCCACCACCTCCACGGTCACCAGGACCTTCACCCACGAGCACACACCCACCATCCGGATCCGCACCAGCAACGGCGACCTGGAGACCACGCCAGCCCACCCCCTGTACGTCCACGGCAAGGGCTTCACCCCCGCCGGACACATCCAATCCGGCGACCACCTGCGCGACAACCACGGGCACCCCATCACCGTCCACACCGTTACCGCCACCGGCCAGGCCCCCACCGTCCACAATATCGAGGTCAACAACACCCACACCTACCACACCACCACAACCACCGGCACCCACATCCTGGCCCACAACGGATGCACCGACCCCATCCTGGCCGAAGAGAGAGTGCCGTCCTCACAGTGGGAGGCGATGAGCCCACAGCAGCGCCTCGACGTGGCAAACGACCTTCGAGATGCGGCAGCCCTTGAAGCAAAGCCCAGGCGTTACGCCACAGTAACCGCCGGATACACTGACGAAGGACACATTGTCGCTGCTGGAAACCGGAACGGCGTGTGCGCTGAGCGCAACGTCCAGATCCGACTCGGCGTCCCCGACAACCAGGTACACTTCACCGAGGCCGTGAGACCAAGATTCGTCCAAGATGTCGCGAAAGGAAAACCCGTGCCGCAGGGCGTCAATGTCAATATATGTACTACGTGCCAGCATGATTTTGAGAGATGGCAGTTCCCGCGGGGGACTAAGCCAGACCCTGGAGGTGATTGGGGTGAGTGA
- a CDS encoding transposase, producing MTRTKYPDEFKEQVVREILEKERTIASVAASYDLVPQTVGGWVAKYKKKHAEDQDPEAAAESAEIARLRAENRELRQENEFLKKAAAFFARERR from the coding sequence ATGACGAGAACGAAGTACCCCGATGAGTTCAAGGAGCAGGTCGTTCGCGAGATCCTGGAGAAGGAGCGCACGATCGCGTCCGTGGCCGCCTCCTACGATCTGGTTCCGCAGACGGTGGGGGGCTGGGTCGCCAAGTACAAGAAGAAGCACGCCGAGGACCAGGACCCCGAGGCCGCCGCGGAGTCGGCCGAGATCGCCAGGCTGAGGGCGGAGAACCGCGAGTTGCGCCAGGAGAACGAGTTCTTGAAAAAAGCGGCGGCCTTCTTCGCGAGAGAACGTCGGTGA
- a CDS encoding ABC transporter substrate-binding protein, whose product MTTLRQRVVALLTAATTALAITACSGGSTPTANGSIDVLSWWTSTSESSALNVLVDRYEKQNPGASVDEIAVVGGGGSQAHVVLATRIAHGDPPDVWQSLVGGNITAWHNAGAVGDVSSLFTDEVKAQLPENVLSSVSVDGKQYAAPLSAHRANVLMYNRDVLKGAGIAEPGEGYTLDQFLADLEALKAKGTTALCIGGADSISTAGLFEAVLLATVGKEGWEKIEADRFDWSGQEVQNALSTFGRLMDYTDATGLTSTWSEASGRLAAGECGFYQMNDSAFAESTVLNDSGATASAAPSAATNVDPSTAPSADPSVAPSAATSAAPSAVAPDSGSSPVAATVFPGTEGTFLMVVDSFVVSSSTGNRDNANAFLTTALDPQVETDFCKVKGCVPVRNDADVSSLTPYQQQTADALRSQTVLNSISYGEVISPAMQDGFFQAVKNYIATRDAASFNRILTERLNEGAGGPNH is encoded by the coding sequence ATGACCACCCTGAGACAACGCGTCGTCGCCCTTCTCACCGCCGCGACGACCGCCCTCGCCATCACCGCCTGCTCGGGTGGATCGACCCCCACCGCGAACGGCTCCATCGACGTCCTCTCATGGTGGACGTCCACCTCCGAGTCCTCCGCCCTCAACGTCCTCGTCGACCGCTACGAGAAGCAGAACCCCGGCGCCTCCGTCGACGAGATCGCCGTCGTCGGCGGCGGGGGCTCCCAGGCCCACGTCGTCCTGGCCACGCGCATTGCGCACGGGGACCCGCCCGACGTCTGGCAGAGCCTCGTCGGCGGGAACATCACCGCCTGGCACAACGCCGGCGCCGTCGGCGACGTCTCCTCGCTCTTCACCGACGAGGTCAAGGCGCAGCTGCCCGAGAACGTCCTGTCCTCGGTCTCGGTCGACGGCAAGCAGTACGCGGCCCCGCTGTCCGCGCACCGCGCGAACGTCCTGATGTACAACCGCGATGTCCTCAAGGGCGCTGGGATCGCCGAGCCGGGCGAGGGCTACACCCTCGACCAGTTCCTCGCCGACCTCGAAGCCCTGAAGGCGAAGGGGACGACGGCGCTGTGCATCGGCGGGGCCGATTCCATCAGCACCGCGGGGCTCTTCGAGGCGGTCCTGCTGGCCACCGTCGGCAAGGAGGGCTGGGAGAAGATCGAGGCCGACCGCTTCGACTGGAGCGGTCAGGAGGTGCAGAACGCCCTCAGCACCTTCGGGCGCCTCATGGACTACACGGACGCGACCGGCCTGACCAGCACGTGGTCCGAGGCCTCCGGTCGTCTGGCGGCGGGCGAGTGTGGCTTCTACCAGATGAACGACAGCGCCTTCGCCGAGTCCACCGTCCTCAACGACTCGGGGGCCACCGCCAGTGCCGCGCCCAGCGCCGCCACGAACGTTGACCCCAGCACCGCGCCCAGCGCCGACCCCAGCGTCGCGCCCAGCGCCGCCACGAGTGCCGCGCCCAGCGCCGTCGCCCCGGACTCCGGCTCCTCGCCGGTGGCCGCGACCGTCTTCCCGGGGACCGAGGGGACGTTCCTCATGGTCGTCGACTCGTTCGTCGTCTCCTCCTCGACGGGCAACCGCGACAACGCGAACGCCTTCCTCACCACCGCCCTGGACCCCCAGGTCGAGACCGACTTCTGCAAGGTCAAGGGATGCGTCCCGGTGCGCAACGACGCCGACGTCTCCTCCCTCACCCCCTACCAGCAGCAGACGGCCGACGCTCTGCGGAGCCAGACGGTCCTCAACTCGATCTCCTACGGAGAGGTGATCTCCCCGGCGATGCAGGACGGCTTCTTCCAGGCCGTGAAGAACTACATCGCCACCCGCGACGCCGCGTCCTTCAACCGCATCCTCACCGAGCGCCTCAACGAGGGCGCGGGCGGCCCCAACCACTGA
- a CDS encoding putative quinol monooxygenase, which produces MKILHSQFTAKPGFEDEVAKMICGFADKVRSEPGNRVFDVYRHSDDPAKFFVMEAYVDEDAFQTHLGMPYGGPFNARLEEIIEEPHSILTFLDKIA; this is translated from the coding sequence ATGAAGATCCTGCACTCGCAGTTCACCGCCAAGCCCGGCTTCGAGGACGAGGTCGCCAAGATGATCTGCGGCTTCGCCGACAAGGTCCGCAGCGAGCCCGGCAACCGCGTCTTCGACGTCTACCGTCACAGCGACGACCCCGCGAAGTTCTTCGTCATGGAGGCCTACGTCGACGAGGACGCCTTCCAGACCCACCTGGGCATGCCCTACGGCGGGCCCTTCAACGCCCGTCTGGAGGAGATTATCGAGGAGCCCCACTCCATCCTCACCTTCCTCGACAAGATCGCCTGA